The Flavobacterium sp. 20NA77.7 genome includes the window TCCAACTCAAATCCACGAGGTTTCTAAAAAAATTACCACTCATTTATTTGAGCAATCTAATCACCCACATATAAAAAACGGAGAAGTTTATGTAGCGTATTTCACGAACACATCTATACAAAACAATGTAGTTGATGCTGTCGGTATTTTCAAAAGTGAAATCAAAACTGATTTTTTACAGTTTGAAGAACAAGAAGATAATTTAGAAATGGTATTACAACAAGGTATTAATTTAAATAAGTTAGATAAAGGTTGCATTATTTTTAATTTCAAAAAAGAAGAAGGTTACAAAATTTTATCTGTTGATAGCAATCGTTATGATTCAAAATACTGGTTAGAACACTTCTTAAATGTTGATGTTTTTCAAGACGAAACGTTCATGACCAAAAAATATTTACAATTTTGCAAAGACTTTGCTAAAGAAGTAGTACTCCCTGCAGAAGACAAAAAAGAAGAAGTATTGTTTATGAATCGTGCGGTAAATCATTTTGCTAAAAATGACGCTTTTGAAGAAACAGCTTTCTTAAATGAAGTGTTAGACAATCCAGATTTAATTCCTGAATTCAAAAATTACAAAGTAGATAGAGGTGCCAAATACAGCATTGAAGACGTATCTAGTTTTCCTATTGCAAACGCTGCCGTTACAGACATTCGTAAAAAATTACGAAATGTAATTGAATTAGACACCAATATTCAAATTAAACTTGATTTTGTTAACCCTGAAAGTGCCGAAAAATTTGTTGAAAAAGGTTGGGACGAAGAAAAACAAATGTACTATTATTTAGTTTATTTCAATAAAGAGCAAAAATCATAAGACAGTACTATTTTATATAAAACTATTTTAAATTCCTCAGCATAATGTGTTGGGGAATTTTTGTTTTAATTACGTATATTTGTGTAACAACTTATCTACTACATTATTATGATTCATAAAAAAAGTATAGTATCAAGACTCAAACGCTTTTGGAAAATCCTTGGTCCTGGTCTAGTAACAGGTGCTAGTGATGATGACCCTTCTGGAATTGCTACCTATTCTCAAGCCGGAGCAGCCTATGGACTAACAACTCTTTGGACTTCAATTGTAGCTTTTCCGCTCATGGCTGCTATCCAACAAATGTGTGCGAGAATAGGTGTTGTTACCACTCAAGGATTAACTGGCACCTTAAAAAAACACTATCCCAAACCTATTTTATATACTATGCTAATTTTTAGCTTTCCCGCAATAGTTATGAATATCGGGGCCGATATAGCAGGCATGGGGGCGGTAGGCAATTTATTATTTCCGAATATAGACGCTTCATTTTTTAGTGTATTTTTTACTATTTTACTATTAGGACTTATTATTTATTTACCCTATCAAAAAATAGCCTCAGCTCTAAAATACTTATGCATTGTAATGTTAGTCTATTTTATAGTTCCTTTTTTATACAAGCAAGATTTTAAAGAAATACTGAGCGCGACATTTATCCCTAAACTAACATTTGATAAAGAATTTGTTGCCATTTTAGTTGGTATTTTAGGGACTACTATCTCACCCTATCTCTTTTTTTGGCAAGCTTCTGTGGAGGTGGAAGAAATGAAAAACAAGAAAAAGCATATTGTTGTAAATAAAAAAATCATTCACGACATCAATCAAGATGTAGATTTTGGCATGACTTTTTCTGGATTTGTGATGTACTTCATTATTTTAACTACTGGAACGGTTTTATTCAAAGCAGGCATTCATCAAATAGACACTGTTGAACAAGCTGCTTTAGCTTTAAAACCATTAGCAGGCGATTTAGCCTACTTACTTTTCGCTGTGGGAATTATTGGAACGGGCTTAATAGCTATACCTGTTTTAAGCGGATCGCTTTCTTATATTTTTACTGAAACATTCGGTTGGGAACAAGGACTCGATAAAAAATTTCATGAAGCAAAAGGTTTTTATCTAATTATTGCTATTTCGCTAATTTTAGGATTATCACTTAATTATGTCGGTATATCTCCAATAAAAGCATTGATTTATACCGCCATTCTTTATGGTATTACCGCACCAGTACTCATTGCTATCATTCTACATATTTCAAATAACAAACAAATTATGGGTAAAAATGTAAATGATTTAAAAACTAATATTCTAGGATTTACCGCTTTAATAATTATGACAATTGCGGCTGGACTACTTCTTTATTTACAATTTTAAAAAATAAAAATTAACATTTGTTCGACATGTTTATCAATAAGATATCACGAAATTTAATTTAATACCTAAATCAATCATCTGTATTATCAACCAAATCTATTCGCTATGAAAAAAGCAATTGTTATAGGAGCTACTTCTGGTATTGGAAAAGCTTTGGCACGAGTATTAGCAAAAGAAAATTACAGTGTAGGTATTACAGGTAGGCGAACTCACCTATTACAAGAATTGAAAAATGAAAATCCAAGTGCTTTCTTTGATTACACTATAGATAATTCAGATTTAACAACTGTTAAAGAAAAACTTGAATCATTACAACAACAATTAGGCGAAATAGATTTAATTGTTCTCTCGGCTGGGGTAGGTTTTGAAAATCCAGATTTTGAGTTCGAAAAAGAAACACAAACCATTCAAACCAATGTTTTAGGTTTTACAGCTGTTGCAGAATGGGCGTATTCTTTATTTACAAAACAAAAAAAAGGGCACTTAGTCGTGATTTCTTCTATAGCAGGTTTAAGAGGAAATCCTGATGCTACAAGCTATTTCGCCTCAAAAGCCTACCAAATAAACTTTACGGAAGGCCTACAAAAAAAAGCAATTCTATCAAAATTACCAATTACAATAACAGACTGTAGACCTGGCTTCGTAGCTACTAAGATGGCACTAGGAGATGGTATTTTTTGGATGGCTTCACCAGAAAGAGCAGCACATCAAATTTATACAGCTATAAAAAGTAAACGAAAAGTTGCCTATATTACTAAACGTTGGTATTTAATTGCATTACTTTTAAAATGTGCACCAAAATTTCTGTATGCTAAATATAATTAACATAAATTTTGTAACATTCTATTTCCTTTGTAGTCTAATTCTGTAATCAAATTAAACATACCTTGGAAACAATATTAAAAATTTCAAACCTTCACAAGAAATACAAAAATGTTCATGCGGTTAACAACGTTTCGTTAGAAATTCACAAAGGCAATGTATACGGCATCTTAGGACCTAATGGCTCTGGAAAATCTACCACGTTAGGAATTGTCCTAAATGTAGTAAACAAAACTTCTGGCGACTTTGAATGGTTTGATGGAAAAAGCAGCACCCATGATGCCTTAAAAAAAGTGGGCGCTATCATTGAACGTCCAAATTTTTACCCGTATA containing:
- a CDS encoding nucleoid-associated protein — protein: MINLFNAHIENLSIHRVGNKSRNESIFLSAQPYTLNDEIMPLLKEYFFKAFREKEENYYQFAHEVDLEYNELYNFATEIFANPTQIHEVSKKITTHLFEQSNHPHIKNGEVYVAYFTNTSIQNNVVDAVGIFKSEIKTDFLQFEEQEDNLEMVLQQGINLNKLDKGCIIFNFKKEEGYKILSVDSNRYDSKYWLEHFLNVDVFQDETFMTKKYLQFCKDFAKEVVLPAEDKKEEVLFMNRAVNHFAKNDAFEETAFLNEVLDNPDLIPEFKNYKVDRGAKYSIEDVSSFPIANAAVTDIRKKLRNVIELDTNIQIKLDFVNPESAEKFVEKGWDEEKQMYYYLVYFNKEQKS
- a CDS encoding SDR family NAD(P)-dependent oxidoreductase is translated as MKKAIVIGATSGIGKALARVLAKENYSVGITGRRTHLLQELKNENPSAFFDYTIDNSDLTTVKEKLESLQQQLGEIDLIVLSAGVGFENPDFEFEKETQTIQTNVLGFTAVAEWAYSLFTKQKKGHLVVISSIAGLRGNPDATSYFASKAYQINFTEGLQKKAILSKLPITITDCRPGFVATKMALGDGIFWMASPERAAHQIYTAIKSKRKVAYITKRWYLIALLLKCAPKFLYAKYN
- a CDS encoding NRAMP family divalent metal transporter, encoding MIHKKSIVSRLKRFWKILGPGLVTGASDDDPSGIATYSQAGAAYGLTTLWTSIVAFPLMAAIQQMCARIGVVTTQGLTGTLKKHYPKPILYTMLIFSFPAIVMNIGADIAGMGAVGNLLFPNIDASFFSVFFTILLLGLIIYLPYQKIASALKYLCIVMLVYFIVPFLYKQDFKEILSATFIPKLTFDKEFVAILVGILGTTISPYLFFWQASVEVEEMKNKKKHIVVNKKIIHDINQDVDFGMTFSGFVMYFIILTTGTVLFKAGIHQIDTVEQAALALKPLAGDLAYLLFAVGIIGTGLIAIPVLSGSLSYIFTETFGWEQGLDKKFHEAKGFYLIIAISLILGLSLNYVGISPIKALIYTAILYGITAPVLIAIILHISNNKQIMGKNVNDLKTNILGFTALIIMTIAAGLLLYLQF